The nucleotide sequence TTCATCTGAGAGGTAACCACTCATAGGGTGATAGTCCCGTGGAATGTAACCTTCATCGGGTAACTGAATAAACGAGTAACGCACTCGAACAGATAGATGATTAGCATCGGGGGTTACTTGAGCCACATCATCGCCGGCTTTTTTACTGTTAAATGAGAGAAGTACATCAACATCACTATTGCGCTCAAATGATTTAACTCCCTCAGGAATGATCAAGGATCGCTCTGCATCCAGTGTGTAATTGCCCTGTTTAGTTTCTTCAAGTCTCGATGAAATCCCGTGCAGATCATTGATAACCAGATCGTTAATCGCCACCAAGGGGCGTTTGCCATCCAGAATCTTACCGCGCCACAATACCGATTCAGCAAAGGCCTCTTTAACGGCACGAAGCTCTGCATTATTATCACTACTCGCCCGATACTGAGTGTTGAGTTGTTTCAATATAAGGTAAGGACCGTGGCGCTCAAACTGTACTAAACGGGTATAGCCTAACTGGCCACGATCGAGTCCGATGTCATTGGATCCAACACCATGGGGTAAACTGGTCAGCAGTAAAAATGGCTGGTTAAGTTTGTTCACTTCAAGATAGAGATCCCCTGAAGTATTCTCGTAGTAAAGATTAGAAAAACCTGTCGCCGCCTGGCTCTTTTTTATCAATGTGGCGGTATTGACTGGCGCGGCGATGACATTAACTACGGGCACTGACATCAGGGCAACTGCCAGCGCAATATTATAGGACTTCATTATATCTCCTTGAATAGGGTCACACAGCTCGATTATTTATTGTCGTTTTCAGCTGCATTCTTAAATAACATTATTCACTTGGATAGTGTGAAACACCACCCATTAATATGCTCCATGGTAACAGCAATCATCTCAGTCTCAAGTGCTATTATTTGCATGCTCTCTAAAACAATAGAGGGAAGATATTCCTAAGAATACTCCCCTCTATTAACGATTTAGATACTGACTTATCAGCCGCTAGCTCGCTTCATCTTTCTTCTTGATCCAATAACTTAAGGTATCGAACAACTCGCTCAATACTATCGGCTTCGTGATATGCGCATTCATGCCCGCCGCTAAGCTTTTCTCTCTGTCACCAGACATGGCATGGGCAGTCATCGCAATAACAGGAAGCTCTGACTGACTGTAATACTTACGCAACTCTCTCGTCGCTGTTAAGCCGTCCATGACGGGCATCTGAATATCCATCAACACGGCGTCATAATGTTTATCTTCAATCATATCTAAAGCAATTTGGCCATTATCAGCAACATCAACCTCATAACCCGCACTCTTTAACAGCTCTGTTGCCACTTGTTGATTAATAAAGTTGTCTTCTACTAGCAGCACGAGTCCCGAGACCTCATCCAACGCCTCTGTAATTAGCGCCGGCACTGGACTTAGCTTAGGCTTATTATCCACAAAGGCTGAGATTATCTCGTCAAACAGTGCTGATGCTTTAAACGGCTTTTGTAGCATGGCGTAGATATCAGACTTCTCGACATCCTCCTTCAATGGTTCTGCGGCATAACCCGTCATCATAATGATAATTGGCCGTTTATCCAGACGACCATCGGCCACCATGCGGTCCAGCTCCTCGATCACGGCAATACCGTCCATTTCAGGCATCATCCAGTCAAGCAACAACAGATCAACCGCACTTTTACTTAGTTTATAAATCGCCTCGGAGCCACTGGCAGCCGTATCGACTTCAAATTTAAAACCTTGCATTATGGTCGAATAAATCTGTAGTGCCGTCGGGTTATCATCCACAACCAAGGTTTTAAGATTGCCTAATTTAGCAGGAACGATCATAGGTTTAACTTCGGCTTCTTCGGCGATCCCAAAGCTAATAGTGAAACTGAAAGTGCTCCCTTCTCCCATTTCACTCTGCACTTGCATGGTGCCGCCCATCATTGACACTAAATGTTTACTGATAGAGAGGCCAAGACCTGTGCCACCGTATTTACGTGTCGTTGAACCATCAGCCTGTGAAAACGCATCAAATAGGTTCTCTTGCTGCTCCTTGCTTATTCCAATACCGGTATCGCGTACCCAAAACTTTAGCGTGATCCTATGATCCCGTTCTCCAACATCCTCACATCCCAGCTCAATCTCACCACTTTGAGTAAATTTAACCGCGTTAGAGAGCATATTGATCAGCACCTGACCCAGACGCAAAGGATCCCCTTCTAGAATTAAACCGGCTGTTACAGGTGCATAAAGCAGCAGTTCAACGCCCTTCTCTTGTGCCTTTAATGCATTGAGTTCCAAAGCATGATCAAGCACTTTATCTAATGGAAAAGAGACGCGCTCTAACTCCAACTTGCCAGCTTCGATCTTGGAGAAATCAAGAATGTCGTTGATGATCCTCAGCAGTGATTGAGCCGAGAAACCTGCTTTATCAATATAATCCTCTTGTTGAGGAGTCAGCGAGGTACGTTGTGCTAACTGCAACATGCCAATAATTGCATTCATCGGCGTGCGGATTTCATGACTCATGTTCGCCAAAAATTCACTCTTGTACAGATTTGCCGACTCTGCATCTTGTTTCGCCTCGAGCAACACCACTTCATTACTCTTATGACGGGTTATATCCTTATGGGTTCCTACCATACGTTTAGGCTGATTATTGGCAGTAAATTCAACCACTCGTCCACGGGACAGTAGCCAATGGTATTCACCACTCTTACCCTTCATGCGGAACTCTATATCGAAAGCGCCGATGGGATCAGCAAGGTACTCCTCACGATACTCCTCAACACGAAGTCGATCGTCAGGATGGATCAATGCATCTATGGTCGATACCAATGCCGGAAACTCATTACTCTTATAACCTAACATTGAGTAATAAGCCGGATTACAGATGATCTGTTCAGAGTCGAGGTACCAATCCCACAAACCATCTTCAACGGCATCCATCGCCAAATGATAACGCTCTTCAGACAATCTTAACTGCTCAGCCGACTCATACTCACGGGTCACATCGCGCCACACCGCAATCAAACCCAATAGTTCTCCACGCCGATTATAAAACGGTATCTTGAGTGTATCTAAGAGAACAGGTTTACCCGCTAACTCGACCTTCTCCTGATAACGCAGTGGTGTTCGCTCAGACAGAACTCGCTCATCTTCCGCCTTAATCCGCACCGATTGCTCTTCGGACGTGAGCTTGATGCTCTCCTGACCGATAATCTCACTCTCGGTATAACCCAACATACGTTCGGCCGACTTGTTACAGCCCAGGTATTTGCCCTCTTTATCCTTAAACACAATCGCTTCCGGAATAGAGTCAAGCAAAGACCGTAATAGTGCATACTCGCGCTCACGACGTTCGGTGGTTTCTTTAAGCCGCTCTGTTCGCCGCGCAACTAACTTATCCAGACGACGATTCTGTTCTGCTAAATGACGGGTATATTGCTGGTTCTCTTCAAAAATCCGGCTCACTAGTTGAAACCAAGGTTCCCAACCTAAGGTCATCTTCTCTGGCGGTTTTCTCGGCGTTTGTGAACAGCCCTCGAGGTGTGTCAGCAGTTGAGATGCCGGATTGACAAAGGAGCGACGAGTCTGCCAATGAACAATGGTCACCAACACCGACAGTGCCAATACCACTAAAATAAATGTCAGCTCCAACTTTTCCCAAGAGTCTTTAAACAGATCATCTTCTCTTTGAAGATATAGGAGTCGCCAAGGCACATTTTGTAAGGCGACTGAATTGATATAGTAACCGTTACGAATGATCCCCTCATGGGCATCGAACAACTCCGACTCGGGCAGCGAATGCAGTTCAGAGGGGATCTTCTGACTAATATGGTAAACACGTCCCATATCGGTACTGTCATCACCACTATGAGTGAGAATATTGTTCTTTTGATCGAGCAAAATCACAGTGCCTGGCATCTTAAAATAGAGGCGGATTTGTCTCGCCAACGATGACAAGGTCATATCTAAATTAATCGAACCGATAAACTCATCTTGCAGGTAGATAGGCACACCCAAAGTGGTTAATAGCTCTTTACTATTAGGATCGACATAGGCCGGACTCCAAAACACACTGCGTTGTGGGTTCATTGCTGGCGTGGCTAACTGAAATTGATTCTTGTTAAGCAGTTCTTCACGAAATCGTTGTTCATCTGCAGGCCAAGGATAGTAGGACATGATCCTTCGCTTTGAGATGTAGTAGATAGAGGAGGCCTTAGGTGCTGCTTCAGTCGCCACGGGGAAAGAGAGCGAGAGCTCAAATAGCATCTCTAACTCTTGATAGAATTTGTCACTGCGCCCATTGAGCGAACCGGATCCAGTGATCCGCCCCATATTAGTAAAAGGCTCACCTGTCTTGGCATAATTGGGTTCTAAGGTAAAATATTGGCCACTTTCATTGAACTTTTCATACTGGGGCAACCTATCGGTACGCACCAGTTCACCGAACCTTAAGTGATCGATAGCCACATTACGCAGACTTTTGACCGCGCGGATACTGGACTCTAACAGGAGGTCAACCTGCATAACGTGGCGCTCGACCTGTTCTTCTCTCTTATTCAGCAGCTGACTTTTTTCACGCTCTAAGTAAAACCAAGCCGTGATCAAGGCCATGATAATCACACCAATATAGGTATAAAAAACAGCCCGATTATAGTTTTTCTGTATCGGTGACTTCAGTTGAAGATCCGGCTCAGTCGCTTTCATTCTTGACCCTTGAGTAACACGAGACCACCTGGACACATCCCTGACCAGATCATAAAATTCAATACCAGTATAGTATCAGGAAGATAGCTG is from Shewanella sp. MTB7 and encodes:
- a CDS encoding response regulator — translated: MKATEPDLQLKSPIQKNYNRAVFYTYIGVIIMALITAWFYLEREKSQLLNKREEQVERHVMQVDLLLESSIRAVKSLRNVAIDHLRFGELVRTDRLPQYEKFNESGQYFTLEPNYAKTGEPFTNMGRITGSGSLNGRSDKFYQELEMLFELSLSFPVATEAAPKASSIYYISKRRIMSYYPWPADEQRFREELLNKNQFQLATPAMNPQRSVFWSPAYVDPNSKELLTTLGVPIYLQDEFIGSINLDMTLSSLARQIRLYFKMPGTVILLDQKNNILTHSGDDSTDMGRVYHISQKIPSELHSLPESELFDAHEGIIRNGYYINSVALQNVPWRLLYLQREDDLFKDSWEKLELTFILVVLALSVLVTIVHWQTRRSFVNPASQLLTHLEGCSQTPRKPPEKMTLGWEPWFQLVSRIFEENQQYTRHLAEQNRRLDKLVARRTERLKETTERREREYALLRSLLDSIPEAIVFKDKEGKYLGCNKSAERMLGYTESEIIGQESIKLTSEEQSVRIKAEDERVLSERTPLRYQEKVELAGKPVLLDTLKIPFYNRRGELLGLIAVWRDVTREYESAEQLRLSEERYHLAMDAVEDGLWDWYLDSEQIICNPAYYSMLGYKSNEFPALVSTIDALIHPDDRLRVEEYREEYLADPIGAFDIEFRMKGKSGEYHWLLSRGRVVEFTANNQPKRMVGTHKDITRHKSNEVVLLEAKQDAESANLYKSEFLANMSHEIRTPMNAIIGMLQLAQRTSLTPQQEDYIDKAGFSAQSLLRIINDILDFSKIEAGKLELERVSFPLDKVLDHALELNALKAQEKGVELLLYAPVTAGLILEGDPLRLGQVLINMLSNAVKFTQSGEIELGCEDVGERDHRITLKFWVRDTGIGISKEQQENLFDAFSQADGSTTRKYGGTGLGLSISKHLVSMMGGTMQVQSEMGEGSTFSFTISFGIAEEAEVKPMIVPAKLGNLKTLVVDDNPTALQIYSTIMQGFKFEVDTAASGSEAIYKLSKSAVDLLLLDWMMPEMDGIAVIEELDRMVADGRLDKRPIIIMMTGYAAEPLKEDVEKSDIYAMLQKPFKASALFDEIISAFVDNKPKLSPVPALITEALDEVSGLVLLVEDNFINQQVATELLKSAGYEVDVADNGQIALDMIEDKHYDAVLMDIQMPVMDGLTATRELRKYYSQSELPVIAMTAHAMSGDREKSLAAGMNAHITKPIVLSELFDTLSYWIKKKDEAS